The Nodosilinea sp. FACHB-141 nucleotide sequence CCTCAAAAGAAAGCTGAGTTGCTCGAAAAATGCCTGGAGGTAGCCATTGAGACGGGTGCGCTAGACGCTAGCATTAACGCGATCGCCAAACGCATCGGCACCAGCGGGCGCATGCTGGTCTACCACTTTGGCTCGAAGCAAGAGCTAGAGCGCCAGGTAATCGCCCGGCTGGAGGTGCGTCTGCGCGCACAGCTACAGTCGCTGCAAAGCACAGCTGTCGCCGATGCCGATACCGTTGCCGAGTCTCTGCTGGCGATGTGGCAGCAATTTACCACCCCAGCGATGCAGGGCTGGCTGAAGCTGACGATGGATCTCAACCTGCGGGCCATGCAGGGAGATGCCGAAACTCAGCAGTTTTTGGAGCGTGAAACCCAGCAGTGGATTGAATCACTGACGGTGCTGATAGGCGATGAAGCGGTGGCGCGATCGCTGTTTCACCTATTTCAGGGGGCCACCCTCGACTTTTTGACTACCGGCAACGCCCAGCGCGGCGAGCAGAGCATAAAGGCATTTTTGGATGGCATGCGATTCTCCTTTGGAGAGGCTGCGCCAACACCCTCCAGAGCCCCAAACAACGCCTAACCCTGCTCCTGATCCAAGTCGATTTTGAGGGTGAGCCGCAGGGGCAAAAACAGCTGCCAACGGATGGCGATCGCACGGATGCCAAAAATTACCCCCATCGCAACCAATCGACAGAAGGGAGACGGCATCAGGTGCAGCAGCGCCACGTAGAGCATGCCGCCCAGCACAATCGGCGTCGCATACAGCTCCCGCGACAGCAGCAGTGTCGGCCGATGGGTCACCACATCGCGAATAATGCCCCCGGCAATGCTGGTAATCAGACCCATCACCACCGCCACCGCCGCCGAATGCCCAAAGGCTAGGGTTTTGTCGATCGCCTGCACCGCAAACAGAGCCACGCCCATGGCATCTAAATACGACAGCAGGCGCAGTGGCAGTTTAAGAATGAAGCGAATGCCTATAAATGCGGCAAACGACGCCCCCATGGCCACCCAAAAAGCCGTCAAATCCTCTAGCCAAAACACTGGCACATCGAGAATCACATCCCGCAGGGTGCCGCCGCCGATCGCCGTCAGCAGCCCCACCACCACAATGCTGAAGATATCGAGGCGCTGCCGGGCCGCCGACAGCACCCCAGAGATAGCAAACACCGCCACCCCCGCCTGGGCTAGAACATATTCCATGGGATTCTCCAACGCGGGAGCTTCTCGCTTAAAGAGAAGCTCTGCTGATTATCCCCTACTGCCCCGGTCGGGCTCGGCCCCAAGAGAATGGTGAATGAAAAGCCGCCCAGCGGCGATCGCCTCCTCGCTGCTAGGGTAAGTTTCGCCGTCATTGAGCACAGCCATCTCTGGGTTAATCACCCAGCAGCGGTAGCCCCAACCCTGGTGATAAGTCACCCCAGCCACCCAGCCAGGGAATACCGAAACATGAATCAAACGACTGTTATCCATCGGTATTGGCCCCTTCAGCCTGTCATTCGACGCCTATGAAACCCCGGCCTGTGCGCTCCGCTAAGCGAAACCCACGCGTCAGTCCAACCGCTGACTTATCTATCAGGGGCGGCTCAATTTGGTTCAAGTGTACTATACTAATTAAACGAAGACAACGGACTTACAGCCAAAGTCATGACCCCACTTCGTTGCAGCGTTTTTCCCCTGAGGGTGACTACCCTTCTAGGCTGAAGTGGGGTTTACTAAGGTCATCTTCCCGGCCTCGCTCCAGGCCCACTCCATTCCGCTAACCCGATTCACCCCCAGGCAGCTATGGCATCTAAAAACAACGCAGGTTCCGAAAAGCAAAAGGCCCTGACCATGGTGCTCAGCCAGATTGAGCGCAACTTTGGCAAAGGGGCCATCATGCGCTTGGGAGAAGCCAGCCGCATGACGGTCGAAACCATCCCGACGGGAGCGCTAACGCTGGATTTGGCTCTAGGGGGCGGCCTGCCCAAGGGCCGAGTGATTGAAATCTATGGCCCAGAAAGCTCTGGTAAAACCACCGTCGCTCTTCATGCCCTGGCAGAGGTGCAAAAAAACGGCGGCGTAGCGGCTTTTGTAGACGCTGAGCATGCCCTCGACCCCGTCTATGCCAGGGCTTTGGGAGTCAATATTGACGAGCTATTAATCTCTCAGCCTGACACGGGCGAAATGGGCTTGGAAATAGTCGATCAGCTGGTGCGCTCTGCCGCTGTCGATGTAGTGGTGGTTGACTCGGTAGCAGCCCTGGTGCCCCGCGCCGAAATCGAGGGTGAAATGGGCGATGCCCACGTGGGCTTGCAGGCCCGCCTGATGAGCCAGGCGCTACGCAAAATTACCGGCAGCATTGGCAAGTCGCAGTGCACTGTGATCTTCTTGAACCAGCTGCGGCAGAAAATCGGCATCTCCTACGGCAACCCAGAGGTTACTACGGGTGGTAATGCGCTCAAATTCTACGCCTCAGTGCGCCTTGACATTCGCCGCATTCAGACCCTCAAAAAGGGCACCGAAGAGTACGGCATTCGCGCCAAGGTCAAGGTGGCTAAGAATAAGGTGGCGCCCCCCTTCCGCATTGCCGAATTTG carries:
- a CDS encoding TetR/AcrR family transcriptional regulator → MSRPTEPQKKAELLEKCLEVAIETGALDASINAIAKRIGTSGRMLVYHFGSKQELERQVIARLEVRLRAQLQSLQSTAVADADTVAESLLAMWQQFTTPAMQGWLKLTMDLNLRAMQGDAETQQFLERETQQWIESLTVLIGDEAVARSLFHLFQGATLDFLTTGNAQRGEQSIKAFLDGMRFSFGEAAPTPSRAPNNA
- a CDS encoding trimeric intracellular cation channel family protein; this encodes MEYVLAQAGVAVFAISGVLSAARQRLDIFSIVVVGLLTAIGGGTLRDVILDVPVFWLEDLTAFWVAMGASFAAFIGIRFILKLPLRLLSYLDAMGVALFAVQAIDKTLAFGHSAAVAVVMGLITSIAGGIIRDVVTHRPTLLLSRELYATPIVLGGMLYVALLHLMPSPFCRLVAMGVIFGIRAIAIRWQLFLPLRLTLKIDLDQEQG
- the recA gene encoding recombinase RecA, which produces MASKNNAGSEKQKALTMVLSQIERNFGKGAIMRLGEASRMTVETIPTGALTLDLALGGGLPKGRVIEIYGPESSGKTTVALHALAEVQKNGGVAAFVDAEHALDPVYARALGVNIDELLISQPDTGEMGLEIVDQLVRSAAVDVVVVDSVAALVPRAEIEGEMGDAHVGLQARLMSQALRKITGSIGKSQCTVIFLNQLRQKIGISYGNPEVTTGGNALKFYASVRLDIRRIQTLKKGTEEYGIRAKVKVAKNKVAPPFRIAEFDILFGQGISTMGCLVDLAEQTGVIVRKGAWYSYGGDNVGQGRDNTVQRLIEDADFAAKVEAEVREKLAINGAPVTVEEPEDDTEAPDDAAEALLEDE